Genomic DNA from Klebsiella variicola:
CTGCTGGCAAAGGTTGTCCTGGAGCTGGAGCAGAAAAGTTTTAACCTGCGCGGCATCGGGTTTCATTAACGTCTCTTCGAATGGGCTTTCTGGTTATCGAACCAGTGGAAATAGCTGATAATGCCGTTGGCAATCGCGGTGGCGATTTTCTGCCGGAAAGCGGTGGTGCCGAGCAGTTTCTCCTCGTTCGGGTTGGTGATAAACGAGGTTTCCACCAGCACGGACGGAATGGACGGCGACTTCAGCACCACGAACGCCGCCTGCTCGGTATTGCGGCTGTGTAGCTTATGCACCGGTTTGATCTTTTTCAGGATATGCGAGCCCAGCGTCAGGCTGTTTTTAATGGTGTCGGTCTGCACCAGATCGAACAGCACCTGCTGCAGCAGATGATCTTTATCGGTCGCTTTCTTACCGGCAACTTCATCGGCGCGGTTTTCGCGGTCGGAGAGGTATTTTGCCATGGCGCTACTGGCGCCGCGGTTTGACAGCGCAAACACCGAGGCGCCGGCGGCGCTCGGGTTGGTGAAGCCGTCGGCATGGATCGACATAAACAGATCGGCGCCGTGCTGATGGGCAATCTCCACGCGGTCGTACAGCGGGATAAAGGTATCGCCGGTACGGGTCAGGCGGGCGTCGATGCCGTTGCTGCGCAAAATGCTGCGCACGTTCTTAGCGATCGCCAGCACCACATGCTTCTCTTTCGAACCGTTATGGCCGATAGCCCCGGTGTCGATACCGCCGTGGCCCGGGTCGAGCATCACAACGCGGCGGGCGCCGGCCTTTTTAGCGGCGGGTTTGCTGTGTCCATTTGATGTTTTCAGTGGCTGCTCTTTTGCGCTGACCTGTGCGGCGACGCCACTCAGCGTCATCGCAGCCAGCCCGGCTTTCAGCACCTGACGGCGCGAAGCAAGTATTTTTAAGGGTTTAAAAGTGCTCATTCGGCCTGAATTGTAAACAAGTGATGTCCAATGTTATATCGTATCGCGTTTGCCGTTACGACCATTCAAAATAAGAATTGTTTTACTTTTCATTTCAATACATGACAAAGTCATATTATGCCATTTTTTGTCGCTGATTTCGCCTGATATTGGCTATCAGTTATATTCGCGCCATAATCACTGTTTTTAACCGTCAATGGTGGGGAATACCATGGAGATTCGCGTTTTTCGCCAGCAGGATTTCGAAGAGGTTGTGACGCTGTGGGAGCGCTGCGATCTGCTGCGCCCGTGGAACGATCCGGAGATGGATATTGAGCGCAAGCTGAATCATGACGTCAGCCTGTTTCTGGTGGCGGAAGTGAATGGCGAAGTGGTCGGCACGGTGATGGGCGGATATGACGGTCATCGCGGATCGGCCTATTATCTCGGCGTCCATCCGGAATATCGCGGCCGGGGTATCGCGAACGCGCTGCTCAACCGGCTCGAGAAAAAGCTGATTGCCCGCGGCTGCCCGAAAATCAACATTATGGTCCGTGAAGACAACGACGTGGTGCAGGGAATGTACGAGCGGTTGGGCTATGAATACGCCGATGTCCTGACCCTGGGCAAGCGCCTGATCGAAGATGAAGAATACTGAGTTTATCCCCGCCGATTTTGATG
This window encodes:
- the amiA gene encoding N-acetylmuramoyl-L-alanine amidase AmiA, whose amino-acid sequence is MSTFKPLKILASRRQVLKAGLAAMTLSGVAAQVSAKEQPLKTSNGHSKPAAKKAGARRVVMLDPGHGGIDTGAIGHNGSKEKHVVLAIAKNVRSILRSNGIDARLTRTGDTFIPLYDRVEIAHQHGADLFMSIHADGFTNPSAAGASVFALSNRGASSAMAKYLSDRENRADEVAGKKATDKDHLLQQVLFDLVQTDTIKNSLTLGSHILKKIKPVHKLHSRNTEQAAFVVLKSPSIPSVLVETSFITNPNEEKLLGTTAFRQKIATAIANGIISYFHWFDNQKAHSKRR
- a CDS encoding GNAT family acetyltransferase, with product MEIRVFRQQDFEEVVTLWERCDLLRPWNDPEMDIERKLNHDVSLFLVAEVNGEVVGTVMGGYDGHRGSAYYLGVHPEYRGRGIANALLNRLEKKLIARGCPKINIMVREDNDVVQGMYERLGYEYADVLTLGKRLIEDEEY